From the genome of Methanoregula boonei 6A8:
CCATGGTGCATGCAGCCGCTATATCCCCGTATGCGCGGGCAGCAAAATCGGGAGGGATCTTCACTGCGAGCCGGAGTTCCTCAAACCGGATAGGGAGGAGCGGGCGCAGCGCCTTAACAGTCTCCTTGACCTGTTCATCCACGTGCTTGAAAGGATCGATATTGACCCGTGCCTCTTCCATGGCCATCGCGATCCGCTGCGGCGGGTGGGGGTGGCCGGTCTGGGGGTTGACCGCGTTTCGTGCAATAAACGTGATTACCTGCCGGCGCTTCTCCTCGGTCATCTCCCGGCGCTGGTCTGAGGTCAGGTGGATTTCGCCTTTCTCGATAATCTTCTTTGCCACAGTTGCAAAATCCGAGGTGTGGAATACCTTTTCCAGCGACTCCTCGGATGCCCGGGTGGCTTTCGAGGAATTCCCGAACACGTTTAAGGCTGCGACAGCATCTTC
Proteins encoded in this window:
- a CDS encoding ribosome assembly factor SBDS, which produces MIPLENAVVARLESYGERFEILVEPHLAARIKQGEDINIEDAVAALNVFGNSSKATRASEESLEKVFHTSDFATVAKKIIEKGEIHLTSDQRREMTEEKRRQVITFIARNAVNPQTGHPHPPQRIAMAMEEARVNIDPFKHVDEQVKETVKALRPLLPIRFEELRLAVKIPPDFAARAYGDIAAACTMEKDEWQKDGSWVCVVRIPAGIQGEFYDLINKLSKGEGQVKILNQVY